CGCCCTCTTCGGCCGGCTGGAACATCAGCACCACCCGGCCGCTCTTCGGCGGCTGCGCGACCAGATGCCGCGCGGTACCGAGCAACGCCGCTGTGTGGCCGTCATGGCCGCAGGTATGGGCGAGGCCGGGGCGTTGCGAACGGAATGGCAGGTCGTTCTGCTCGTCCATCGGCAAGGCATCCATGTCGGCGCGCAGGCCGATCGACGGGCCCGCTACGCCGCTGTCGATCACCGCCACCAGTCCGGTGCCACCGAAACCGCGATGCACCTCCAACCCCAGCGATTCCAGCACCTCGGCTACCAGCGCCGAGGTGCGTTCCTCCTCGAAACCGAGCTCGGGCCAGGCATGGATACGCTGGCGCCACTGCGCCATCTCGGGCGCAAGCGCCTGCAGTTCAACAGGAATGTTCGACATCACGACACCACGCGAAGGGGGTCCGCGATGGGACCAGAGCGCGTGCGCGGTGTCAAAACGGCAACGGCCGCCTTGCGGCGGCCGTGCTGGTTGTTTTGCGTCGTGCAGGATCAGGCGCGCTGCGGCATGCCCTGCGGCGACGAAGCCCGCTTCGGCCGGCTCGGGAAGGCGTGGCGGGTGATCCGCCACAGCACCTCGCCGAACTGGCGCGGCAGGGAGCCCACGTCATAAGGCTGGTTGTAGCGCTTGCAGATCTCGCGCACTTCCTTCGACAGCTCGCCGTAGCGATGCGCCGGCACGTCCGGATAGAAGTGGTGTTCGATCTGGTGGCTGAGGTTGCCGGTCAGCAGGTTCATCACCCGGCCACCGCCGATGTTCGAGGAACCGCGCAGCTGGCGCAGGTACCAGTGGCCGCGCGACTCGTCGCGCAGGACCTGCTTGGGGAAGGTCTCCATGTCGGCGGTGAAGTGGCCGCAGAAGATCACCACGAAGGTCCACACGTTGCGGATGCCGTTGGCGACCAGGTTGCCCAGCATCACCGGCAGGAAGAACGGGCCCGCCAGTGCCGGGAACAGCACGTAGTCCTTGAGCAGCTGGCGACCCATCTTGCGGCCGACCGGCTTGAAGTCGCGCCTGATCTTTGCGCGCGCGCCCTTGCCGGCGAACAGGCGGCCGACCTTCAGTTCCTGGATCGCCACGCCCCATTGGAACAGCAGCGCGAACACCGGAACGATCAACGGCTGGAACAGGTGGTACGGCTTCCAGCGCTGTTCGGGGAACACGCGCAGCAGGCCGTAGCCGATGTCGTCGTCCATGCCGCGCACGTTGGTATAGGTGTGGTGGCGGTAGTTGTGCGAATGCCGCCAGTTGTCCGACGTCGCGACGATGTCCCACTCGTAGGTGCGGCTGTCGAACTGCGGGTCGTTCATGAAGTCGTACTGGCCGTGGATCACGTTGTGGCCGACTTCCATGTTCTCCATGATCTTCGACAGCGCCAGCAGCAGCACGCCGACGATGCACGGGGGCCACAGCAGCCACGGCACGAACGCGCCGCCGATCGCACCCACCATCAGCAGCGCGCGCCCGCCGAACCCGGTGTAGCGCACCCAGCGCACCACTTTCCGGATGTAGTCGGCGTCGACCTTGCCCACCTGGGCCATGGTGCGCGTGTGGAGCGCGTCGAGCTCGGCACCGAAGGCGTCGAGCTGCTGTTCGCTGAGGCGTACTGTTCTGGTCTTGGACATGTCGTTTCGCATTTCAGAGATCGAGGACAAGGTCGGTCACGGCGCTGTTGACGCAGAGCTTCAGCGCGTGCGTCGGCTCTTCGGCAACCGTGCCGGTGCGCAGGTCGCGCACGGCGCCGGCGGGCTTGCCGCAGGCGCAGGTGTTGCAGATACCCATGCGGCAGCCGGAACGCGGCTTGAGCCCTTCGGCCTCCAGCGCGGCAAGCAGCGGGACGCCACGCGCCAGCTGCAGTTCGCGGCCACTGCGCGCCAGCCGCACCGACACCGTGCCGGCATCGTCCGCAGGCGGACGCGGCAACGGAGTGAATGCCTCGGTGCGCAGCAGCGGCACGCGGCCATCCAGCAGGGTTTCGACGGTGGCGATGAAGCCGCCGGGGCCGCAGGCGTAGGTCTGTCGCGTGGCGTGGTCGGCGGCCAAGGCATCGAGCAGCGTGGCGTCGATGCGTCCACCGGCCTCGTCGGCTGCGGACGGCATTTCACCGGTGAGCACGAAGCGCACGTCGAAACCGGCATGGCGGGCGGCGAGCGCACGCAGTTCGTCGGCGAAGCAGAATTCGGCACGGGTGCGCGCCCAGTACAGCAGCGTCACCGGCGCCGGCATGCCCTGCGCGGCCAGCTGGCGCACCAGCGCCATCAACGGGGTGATGCCGCTGCCGGCGGCAAGGAACAGCCAGGACGCGGTGGCCGTGGCCGGCAACACCAGGTCACCGAAGCCGGGGCCGATATCGAGCACGTCACCGACGCGCGCGGGATCCAGCAGGTGACGGCTCATGCGCCCGCCGTCGACACCCTTCACCGTCACGCTGATCCGCCCGTCCGGCTGCACCGGCGCATCCAGGCTGTAGCTGCGGGTGAGGCGGATGCCGTCGATGACGGCGGTGAGGTTGACATGCTGGCCCGGCAGCGCGCCGGCCCAGTGACGGTTGGGCTTGAGTACCAGCGTCACCGCACCTTCGGCGGCGCGGGCGTGGCCGAGCACACGGGCCAGGGGACGCTCCCAGGTCCAGGTCGGATGCAGGCGCTGGGCCCAGAAGTCGAACACCGGCGGTGGCATGAAGGCGCCGGCCACCTGGGTCAGGCGGCTGCGGCGACGTGCTTTCGGGCTGGGAAGGACTGACATGGGAAGCGAATGTACACGCATCCTTACAGGCGTGTATACACGTGTGCATTAAATGGGCGGAGGGTCACAACAGGGGTTCAGTCAGGTGATCCCGACGTGTCCTATAGATGACGGAAGCCGCGCCCCGCCGACCATACGGCCGGGCACTGCTATGCTCCCCGCTCGCCCGTCCCGATGGCAGCCCGTGTCCGTCAGCACTCCAGCGCCTGCAGGCGTCGAGGCCGCCGCCCCCGAAGGCCCCGGCCGCAAGCCGACCATTACCCGCGACGACCTGATCGCCGCGGCGCTGCGCCTGCTCGGCCCCCACCGCAGCGTGTCCACCCTGAGCCTGCGCGAGATCGCCCGCGAGGCCGGGATCGCCCCCAACAGCTTCTACCGTCAGTTCCACGACATGGACGAGCTGGCGGTGGCGCTGATCGACGTGGCCGGTGAATCGCTGCGCCGCATCATCGGCGACGCCCGCAGACGCGCGGTGTCCGGGCGCAGCATCGTGCGCGGCTCGCTGGAAATCTTCATGGAACGGCTGCGCGCCGACGACAAGCTGCTGCACGCGCTGCTGCGCGAGGGCACCGTCGGCTCGGATGCCTACAAGCGCGCCGTCGATCGCCAGCTGCACTTCTTCGCCGAGGAGCTGCAGGCCGACCTGGTGCGCATCGCGTCCGCGCAGGGGGCGCGCTTCCACCGCCCAGACCTCGTCGCCCGTGCCATCACCCGACTGGTGTTCGCCATGGGTGGCACCGCGCTGGATTCGCCACCGGCACAGGACGAGGAACTGGTGGAGGAACTGGCGCAGATGATCCGCATGCTGCTGCGCGGCGCGCAGGCACTGAGCCGGGAATAGCGTTGTGCCGGGGCCGCGTGGCCCCGGCGACCCGCCCGGGCCGCGCCGTATGATGGCCGCCCTGCCCTCATGCGGAGCCGTCATGCCCCTGATCGAGACCATCGCCCACGACCGCATCCGCGAACTGCGCCTGGCGCGCCCGCCGGTCAACGCGCTCGACCCCGCGCTGTGCGACGAACTGGTGCTGGCGATCGACACGGCGGTGGCCGCTGGCGCCGACGGGCTGGTGCTGTCGGGTGGCCCAAAGGTGTTCTCGGCCGGCCTCGACGTGCCCTACCTGCTGTCGGTACAGGACGACCGACGCGTGCTGCGCGCGGCGTGGGACAGCTTCTTCAATGCCGCGTACGCACTGGCCGCGTGCCCGGTGCCGGTGATCGCCGCGATCGGTGGCCATGCGCCTGCGGGCGGCTGCGTGCTTGCCCTGTGCTGCGACGCGCGGATCATGGCGGCGGGCCCGTACAGCATCGGTCTCAACGAAACGCAGGTCGGACTGCGCATGCCCGCCGGCGTACTGCGGTTGATGCAGCGCACCGTCGGCCAGCGCCAGGCCGAGCGCCTGGTCGTGCCGGGCCTGATGCTGGACGCCGAACAGGCGCTGGCGATCGGCCTGGTCGACGAGGTGGTCGGCGTCGACGAGGTGGTGACCCGCGCGGTCACCCGGCTGCAGGCGCTGGCTGCGCTGCCGCGCACGCCGATGCTGGCGACGCGGGCATTGACCCGCGCCGATCTCGTCGAGGCGATGTCGCCGGCGGCGCTGGAACTCGACGCGATGATCGATGCCTGGTTCGATCCGGATCCGCAGGCCGCGTTGCATGCGCTGGTGGCACGTCTCGGCAAGCGCTGACTGGCAGCGCTGTTGAGGCCACCAGCATTCGCGGCCATGGGCCGCTCCAATGCGTGCGGCTGCCGGTCGCAATCGTTCGAACGGGTTCCGCTCTGTCGCGCGCGCAGAAGGCTTCCCGCCCTACACACTCAGGCGCCGGTGGCCACCGGCCGCGACGGATTCTCGATCCAGCCACTCCACGAGCCGCCGTACAGGCGCGCGCCCTCCAGGCCGGCATGGGCCATCGCCAGCAGGTGATGGCAGGCGGTGACCCCGGAGCCGCACATGGCGACGATCTCCGCGGGATCGCTCCCGTGGAGCAGGCCCAGGAATTCGCTGCGCAACTCGGTTGCGGGCTTGAATCGGCCATCGCGCAGGTTGTCGGCATATGGCCGGTTGACCGCGCCCGGTACATGCCCGGCGACGCGGTCGATCGGCTCCACGCGGCCGTGGAAACGTTCCGCGGCGCGCGCATCCAGCAGCAGGCCGCCCGAGGCCAGCGCGGCCTTGACGCCATCCGCGCCGAGCGGCAGCGACAGCCATGACAGTGCCGGGAATTCGACCACGCCGGGAGACGGCACGGCGTCGGTGACCGGAAGGCCGCGCGCCTGCCACCGCGCCCAGCCGCCATCGAGCACCGCCACGCGCGTGAAACCGACGGCACGCAGCAGGCACCACAGCCGCGCG
This portion of the Luteimonas yindakuii genome encodes:
- a CDS encoding fatty acid desaturase family protein, giving the protein MSKTRTVRLSEQQLDAFGAELDALHTRTMAQVGKVDADYIRKVVRWVRYTGFGGRALLMVGAIGGAFVPWLLWPPCIVGVLLLALSKIMENMEVGHNVIHGQYDFMNDPQFDSRTYEWDIVATSDNWRHSHNYRHHTYTNVRGMDDDIGYGLLRVFPEQRWKPYHLFQPLIVPVFALLFQWGVAIQELKVGRLFAGKGARAKIRRDFKPVGRKMGRQLLKDYVLFPALAGPFFLPVMLGNLVANGIRNVWTFVVIFCGHFTADMETFPKQVLRDESRGHWYLRQLRGSSNIGGGRVMNLLTGNLSHQIEHHFYPDVPAHRYGELSKEVREICKRYNQPYDVGSLPRQFGEVLWRITRHAFPSRPKRASSPQGMPQRA
- the fabR gene encoding HTH-type transcriptional repressor FabR, whose product is MSVSTPAPAGVEAAAPEGPGRKPTITRDDLIAAALRLLGPHRSVSTLSLREIAREAGIAPNSFYRQFHDMDELAVALIDVAGESLRRIIGDARRRAVSGRSIVRGSLEIFMERLRADDKLLHALLREGTVGSDAYKRAVDRQLHFFAEELQADLVRIASAQGARFHRPDLVARAITRLVFAMGGTALDSPPAQDEELVEELAQMIRMLLRGAQALSRE
- a CDS encoding sulfurtransferase, coding for MSTPAWTALVDCDTLHAALCGPDLVVVDCRFALSDPGAGENAWRRSHVPGAVYAHLDRDLSGPHTPGAGRHPWPQAAAFAHTVAGWGIDATRQVVAYDDGDGAFAARLWCLLRAVGFTRVAVLDGGWARWQARGLPVTDAVPSPGVVEFPALSWLSLPLGADGVKAALASGGLLLDARAAERFHGRVEPIDRVAGHVPGAVNRPYADNLRDGRFKPATELRSEFLGLLHGSDPAEIVAMCGSGVTACHHLLAMAHAGLEGARLYGGSWSGWIENPSRPVATGA
- a CDS encoding ferredoxin reductase codes for the protein MSVLPSPKARRRSRLTQVAGAFMPPPVFDFWAQRLHPTWTWERPLARVLGHARAAEGAVTLVLKPNRHWAGALPGQHVNLTAVIDGIRLTRSYSLDAPVQPDGRISVTVKGVDGGRMSRHLLDPARVGDVLDIGPGFGDLVLPATATASWLFLAAGSGITPLMALVRQLAAQGMPAPVTLLYWARTRAEFCFADELRALAARHAGFDVRFVLTGEMPSAADEAGGRIDATLLDALAADHATRQTYACGPGGFIATVETLLDGRVPLLRTEAFTPLPRPPADDAGTVSVRLARSGRELQLARGVPLLAALEAEGLKPRSGCRMGICNTCACGKPAGAVRDLRTGTVAEEPTHALKLCVNSAVTDLVLDL
- a CDS encoding enoyl-CoA hydratase/isomerase family protein, producing the protein MPLIETIAHDRIRELRLARPPVNALDPALCDELVLAIDTAVAAGADGLVLSGGPKVFSAGLDVPYLLSVQDDRRVLRAAWDSFFNAAYALAACPVPVIAAIGGHAPAGGCVLALCCDARIMAAGPYSIGLNETQVGLRMPAGVLRLMQRTVGQRQAERLVVPGLMLDAEQALAIGLVDEVVGVDEVVTRAVTRLQALAALPRTPMLATRALTRADLVEAMSPAALELDAMIDAWFDPDPQAALHALVARLGKR